Proteins encoded within one genomic window of Nonomuraea gerenzanensis:
- a CDS encoding carbohydrate ABC transporter permease — MAVSTGKATAAGGPARGRSDRRGRRRERPGPLRRSLGTHWYAWAMVAPVIAVMLVLIGWPLARGVYLSLTDATEANIGRTIGVNVIPATYEFVGLENYVRILTSAVFWDKLVWTVIWTVVCVALHYGIGLGLAVMLNRRMRFRSVYRVLLILPWAVPAFVAAFIWRYLYNSDYGVINGFLKLAGLDGVGWLDDPTTAKIAVIAVNVWLGVPFMMVALLGGLQSIPADLYEAAEVDGASAWQRFRAITLPGLRQVSTTVVLLGTIWTFNMFPIIFLVTRGGPGSETEILVTYAFREAFTGIRDYSGSAAWGVIILVMLVVLAVGYRRTLRNQGDPW, encoded by the coding sequence GTGGCGGTCTCCACCGGAAAGGCGACGGCCGCGGGCGGCCCGGCCCGCGGCCGGAGCGATCGGCGCGGCCGTCGCCGCGAGCGGCCCGGCCCGCTGCGGCGCTCCCTCGGCACCCACTGGTACGCCTGGGCGATGGTCGCGCCCGTCATCGCGGTGATGCTGGTGCTGATCGGCTGGCCGCTGGCGCGCGGCGTCTACCTGTCGCTGACGGACGCGACCGAGGCCAACATCGGCCGCACCATCGGCGTGAACGTCATCCCGGCCACCTACGAGTTCGTCGGCCTGGAGAACTACGTCCGCATCCTGACCAGCGCCGTGTTCTGGGACAAGCTGGTGTGGACCGTGATCTGGACGGTGGTCTGCGTCGCGCTGCACTACGGCATCGGCCTGGGCCTGGCCGTGATGCTCAACCGCCGGATGCGCTTCCGCTCGGTCTACCGGGTGCTGCTCATCCTGCCGTGGGCCGTGCCCGCGTTCGTGGCCGCCTTCATCTGGCGCTACCTCTACAACAGCGACTACGGCGTGATCAACGGCTTCCTCAAGCTGGCCGGGCTGGACGGCGTCGGCTGGCTGGACGACCCCACCACGGCGAAGATCGCGGTGATCGCCGTGAACGTGTGGCTGGGCGTGCCGTTCATGATGGTCGCCCTGCTCGGCGGGCTGCAGTCGATCCCGGCCGACCTGTACGAGGCGGCGGAGGTGGACGGGGCGAGCGCCTGGCAGCGGTTCAGGGCGATCACGCTGCCCGGCCTGCGGCAGGTCTCGACCACGGTCGTGCTGCTGGGCACGATCTGGACGTTCAACATGTTCCCCATCATCTTCCTGGTCACGCGGGGCGGGCCGGGCAGTGAGACGGAGATCCTGGTCACCTACGCCTTCCGCGAGGCGTTCACCGGAATCCGTGACTACTCGGGCTCGGCGGCCTGGGGTGTGATCATCCTGGTCATGCTGGTCGTGCTGGCCGTCGGGTACCGCCGTACCCTGCGCAATCAAGGAGATCCGTGGTGA
- a CDS encoding sugar ABC transporter permease — translation MSTRKRGERGPLASIGLHAGLLLAVGVSLFPVVWLVLTSLKPRDSWLSAELRLFDDSSLANYGRVLTGTEFPRWLLNSVLVAGLTMVIGVFLAATTGYAVSRFRFPGHRSVMWLLLVTQMFPVAILIVPLYNLMAGLGLLNQIPGLVIAYMTIAVPFCAWMMKSYFDTVPIEIDQAGMVDGLTPFGTFWRVVLPLSRPGVAVTAFYCFMTAWGEVGYATVFMSQEDKRTLGVGLQQFVGQHWSDWGLMTASAVLIAIPAGVVFLLVQRHLITGLTAGATKA, via the coding sequence GTGAGCACCCGCAAGCGCGGCGAGCGCGGCCCGCTGGCCTCCATCGGCCTGCACGCGGGGCTGCTGCTGGCCGTCGGCGTCTCGCTGTTCCCCGTCGTGTGGCTGGTGCTGACCTCGCTCAAGCCGCGCGACAGCTGGCTGTCGGCCGAGCTGCGCCTCTTCGACGACTCCTCGCTGGCCAACTACGGCCGGGTGCTGACCGGCACCGAGTTCCCGCGGTGGCTGCTGAACAGCGTGCTGGTCGCGGGGCTGACGATGGTGATCGGCGTGTTCCTGGCGGCCACCACCGGGTACGCGGTCAGCCGCTTCCGCTTCCCCGGCCACCGGTCGGTGATGTGGCTGCTGCTGGTCACCCAGATGTTCCCGGTGGCCATCCTCATCGTCCCGCTGTACAATCTGATGGCCGGGCTCGGGCTGCTGAACCAGATCCCGGGCCTGGTCATCGCGTACATGACGATCGCGGTGCCGTTCTGCGCCTGGATGATGAAGAGCTACTTCGACACCGTGCCGATCGAGATCGACCAGGCCGGGATGGTCGACGGCCTGACGCCGTTCGGCACGTTCTGGCGGGTGGTGCTGCCGCTGTCGCGGCCGGGCGTCGCGGTGACCGCGTTCTACTGCTTCATGACCGCCTGGGGCGAGGTCGGGTACGCCACGGTGTTCATGTCGCAGGAGGACAAGCGCACGCTGGGCGTGGGGCTGCAGCAGTTCGTCGGGCAGCACTGGTCCGACTGGGGGCTGATGACGGCCTCCGCGGTGCTCATCGCCATCCCGGCGGGCGTGGTGTTCCTGCTGGTCCAGCGGCATCTGATCACCGGGCTCACGGCCGGCGCGACGAAGGCCTGA
- a CDS encoding alkaline phosphatase family protein — translation MAAVLWWPGQAVAEAGREAGGRVAFIGVPGLLWDDLDPRDTPRLWELAGQSGLGSLSVKAVGTVTCPYDGWLSVSSGVRAAVGRRCGLPPEPVVRGRGAVVPGLRELLGTRDGANAGTLGAAVHAAGHCTAAVGRGAALALADKQGAVDLYAATAAELGDWSRCRVLAVDVAALVRPYLVDDRLPQEPEALSPERRRELARQADAEVGAALDRLPAGTEIVLAGIGDHGSVPHLRVAIWKRAGAAPAAPSAGPEESVAPRVGGNSAGPEGVVGPRVGGNSARRDDIVLLPDVTPTVLAAAGIEPPPNVIGLPWRLGAPISSADLVRADVAGTTVRGMTGYFFTGFATLTVAFYVLSYVLLSRRRKLGFVGVAAVAMACVPVSTYVVNLLPWDHSPAIVPTLIGAVLAVTAVLSALALLGPWRRDPLGPPAAVCAINFVVLVGDLLTGTNLQFNALMGYTAVVGGRYYGLANIPFALLATSVLMGAAVAAEHLVRAGRRRAAVAVVTGLGVLATLLAGWPGVGSDFGGVIAFAPGIAVTALLVAGRRVSVLKLVGFSALGGVAVSVIAVLDWLRPPQSQTHLGRFVGQVLDGTFWPMIGRKLGAMLHTLLSPNLMPIVLAGLVFLVFAVLRPGQVSAGLVPRAFERAPMLRAGLVGALVSGVVGMLVNDSGTAVLSMAVAMAVPLVLHAGVRLPGEAGDPQDLKLSFSSP, via the coding sequence GTGGCCGCGGTCCTGTGGTGGCCGGGCCAGGCCGTGGCCGAGGCGGGCCGGGAGGCCGGCGGGCGGGTGGCGTTCATCGGGGTGCCGGGGCTGCTGTGGGACGATCTCGACCCGCGTGACACGCCGCGCCTGTGGGAGCTGGCGGGGCAGAGCGGGCTCGGGTCCCTGTCGGTCAAGGCCGTGGGCACCGTGACCTGCCCGTACGACGGGTGGCTGAGCGTCTCCTCCGGCGTGCGCGCGGCCGTGGGGCGGCGCTGCGGGCTGCCGCCCGAGCCGGTCGTGCGGGGGCGGGGCGCGGTCGTGCCAGGGCTGCGCGAGCTGCTCGGCACGCGCGACGGCGCCAACGCGGGCACGCTCGGCGCCGCCGTGCACGCCGCCGGCCACTGCACGGCCGCCGTCGGCAGGGGCGCGGCGCTCGCGCTGGCCGACAAGCAGGGCGCGGTCGATCTCTACGCCGCCACGGCCGCCGAGCTGGGCGACTGGTCGCGGTGCCGGGTGCTGGCCGTGGACGTGGCCGCGCTCGTGCGGCCGTACCTGGTGGACGACAGGCTGCCGCAGGAGCCGGAGGCGCTCTCGCCCGAGCGGCGGCGGGAGCTGGCCCGCCAGGCCGACGCCGAGGTCGGCGCGGCGCTCGACCGGCTGCCCGCCGGCACCGAGATCGTGCTCGCCGGGATCGGCGACCACGGCTCCGTGCCGCACCTGCGGGTGGCGATCTGGAAGCGCGCCGGTGCCGCCCCCGCCGCGCCGTCCGCCGGCCCCGAGGAGTCCGTGGCGCCGCGCGTCGGCGGGAACTCGGCCGGCCCCGAGGGGGTCGTGGGCCCGCGCGTCGGCGGGAACTCGGCGCGGCGCGACGACATCGTGCTGCTGCCCGACGTCACCCCGACCGTCCTGGCCGCCGCGGGCATCGAGCCGCCGCCGAACGTGATCGGGCTGCCGTGGCGGCTCGGCGCGCCGATCAGCTCGGCCGACCTGGTGCGCGCCGACGTGGCGGGGACCACCGTGCGCGGCATGACCGGCTACTTCTTCACCGGCTTCGCCACCCTCACGGTCGCCTTCTACGTCCTGTCCTACGTCCTGCTCTCGCGCCGCAGGAAGCTCGGCTTCGTCGGCGTGGCCGCCGTCGCGATGGCGTGCGTGCCCGTCTCGACGTACGTGGTGAACCTGCTGCCGTGGGACCACAGCCCGGCCATCGTCCCGACGCTGATCGGCGCGGTGCTCGCGGTCACGGCGGTGCTGAGCGCGCTCGCCCTGCTGGGGCCGTGGCGGCGCGACCCGCTCGGGCCGCCGGCCGCGGTCTGCGCGATCAACTTCGTGGTGCTCGTCGGCGACCTCCTGACGGGGACGAACCTGCAGTTCAACGCCCTGATGGGCTACACCGCCGTGGTCGGCGGGCGGTACTACGGGCTGGCCAACATCCCGTTCGCGCTGCTGGCCACGTCCGTGCTGATGGGCGCCGCCGTGGCCGCCGAGCACCTGGTGCGCGCCGGGCGCAGGCGGGCGGCCGTGGCCGTGGTGACCGGCCTGGGCGTGCTCGCGACGCTGCTGGCCGGCTGGCCGGGGGTGGGCAGCGACTTCGGCGGCGTGATCGCGTTCGCGCCGGGGATCGCCGTGACCGCGCTGCTCGTGGCGGGCAGGAGGGTGTCGGTGCTGAAGCTGGTGGGGTTCAGCGCGCTGGGCGGGGTGGCCGTGTCGGTGATCGCCGTGCTCGACTGGCTGCGGCCGCCGCAGTCGCAGACGCACCTGGGCAGGTTCGTGGGGCAGGTGCTCGACGGGACGTTCTGGCCGATGATCGGCCGCAAGCTGGGCGCCATGCTGCACACGCTGCTCTCGCCGAACCTCATGCCGATCGTGCTGGCGGGGCTGGTGTTCCTGGTGTTCGCGGTGCTGCGGCCCGGTCAGGTCAGCGCGGGCCTGGTGCCCAGGGCGTTCGAGCGGGCGCCCATGCTGCGGGCCGGGCTGGTCGGCGCGCTGGTCAGCGGCGTCGTCGGCATGCTGGTCAACGACTCGGGCACGGCGGTGCTGTCCATGGCGGTGGCGATGGCCGTGCCGCTGGTGCTGCACGCCGGGGTGCGGCTGCCTGGCGAGGCGGGGGACCCGCAAGATCTGAAATTATCTTTTAGTTCACCGTGA
- a CDS encoding extracellular solute-binding protein, with amino-acid sequence MRRLLPSAAAVAACVLVVSACGGGGGAPAAPPAQVSDPSKVSGEVTWWDTTRPDSEGPTFQALIKEFEAKYPQVKVKYVNVPSDQAQNQFQTAAQAGTGAPDVIRSEVAWTSQFASLGYLQPLDGSRAVDQAEDFLPGPLSSTKYDGKTYAVPQVTDTLALIYNKRLLKEAGHEEPPRTIAELKQTALDVKAKTDAEGLALNVDAYFLLPFMYGEGGDLLDVTSKKIVVNSPANVKAMETVVDLMSSGAAPKPAITDSYANAMTALKEGKVAMIYNGPWALSEIYQGKEFQDKANLGIAPVPAGSVKAAAPTGGWNLAIYAGSKNIPAAYEFVRFMTTAEAQAKIAKEISLLPTRTSAYSNPDVQGNADVAVFKPIMDTAVPRPWIPEGGQLFQPLLEGYQGLVNGKLTPAPMLQKVEEDYRAIMKDWS; translated from the coding sequence ATGCGACGACTCTTACCGTCCGCAGCGGCCGTTGCGGCGTGCGTCCTGGTGGTTTCCGCCTGTGGCGGCGGCGGTGGTGCGCCCGCCGCTCCGCCCGCGCAGGTCAGCGATCCGTCGAAGGTGAGCGGCGAGGTGACCTGGTGGGACACGACCCGGCCTGACAGCGAAGGGCCGACGTTCCAGGCGCTGATCAAGGAGTTCGAGGCCAAGTACCCGCAGGTCAAGGTCAAATATGTGAACGTGCCCTCGGACCAGGCGCAGAACCAGTTCCAGACGGCCGCGCAGGCCGGGACCGGCGCGCCGGACGTGATCCGTTCCGAGGTGGCGTGGACGTCGCAGTTCGCGTCGCTGGGCTATCTGCAGCCGCTCGACGGCTCCCGGGCCGTGGACCAGGCCGAGGACTTCCTGCCCGGACCGCTGAGCAGCACGAAGTACGACGGCAAGACCTACGCGGTGCCGCAGGTCACCGACACGCTCGCGCTGATCTACAACAAGCGCCTGCTGAAGGAGGCCGGGCACGAGGAGCCGCCCAGGACCATCGCCGAGCTGAAGCAGACCGCGCTCGACGTCAAGGCCAAGACCGACGCCGAAGGGCTGGCGCTCAACGTCGACGCCTACTTCCTGCTCCCCTTCATGTACGGCGAGGGCGGCGACCTGCTCGACGTCACCAGCAAGAAGATCGTCGTCAACTCCCCGGCGAACGTGAAGGCCATGGAGACCGTCGTCGACCTGATGAGCTCCGGCGCCGCGCCCAAGCCCGCCATCACCGACAGCTACGCCAACGCCATGACCGCCCTGAAGGAGGGCAAGGTCGCGATGATCTACAACGGGCCGTGGGCGCTGTCGGAGATCTACCAGGGCAAGGAGTTCCAGGACAAGGCGAACCTGGGCATCGCCCCGGTCCCGGCCGGCTCGGTCAAGGCGGCGGCCCCCACGGGCGGCTGGAACCTGGCCATCTACGCCGGCTCGAAGAACATCCCGGCCGCGTACGAGTTCGTCCGCTTCATGACCACGGCCGAGGCCCAGGCGAAGATCGCCAAGGAGATCAGCCTGCTGCCCACCCGCACCTCCGCCTATTCCAACCCCGACGTGCAGGGCAACGCGGACGTGGCGGTGTTCAAGCCGATCATGGACACCGCGGTGCCGCGCCCGTGGATCCCGGAGGGCGGGCAGCTCTTCCAGCCGCTGCTGGAGGGCTATCAGGGGCTGGTCAACGGCAAGCTTACGCCCGCGCCCATGCTGCAGAAGGTCGAGGAGGACTATCGCGCGATCATGAAGGACTGGAGCTGA
- the pulA gene encoding pullulanase-type alpha-1,6-glucosidase — protein MGGAAAPTDWASPLPPAHADGFGAVFEVPLAEGAKSLSYIIHRGDDKDLPGDQSLDVSASGHEVWRLAGTEGLLLPQPAATAADADLSRARAHWIDRDTVAWRTDPSPRHFLAFSPGGDLAYDGGDLTGDLRLIRLVPGALSEEQRRRWPHLAAHQALKVDPRDTDLVREALRGQVVAVARDAAGTLLTATGVQLPGVLDDLYAKAATATLGPSGRGVPRLALWAPTARKVELALYGSGGRTVHPMRRDDETGVWSVRGLPAWYGRAYTYLVTVHSPTAGGIVTNEVTDPYGLDVTPDGERSRLVSLDAAAHKPPGWDRLAKPAPVPQDRAAIYELHVRDFSASDATVPAALRGTYAAFQHDSHGMRELRALAADGLTHVHLLPAFDFATVPERAADRTEPSCDLAALPPDSELQQECVARTAAKDSFNWGYDPLHYTVPEGSYATRPDERIKQFRGMVAGLNGAGLRVVMDVVYNHTHSTGVLDPIVPGYYHRLLDDGTVATSTCCANTAPEHLMMGKLVVDSIVTWAKQYKIDGFRFDLMGHHPKANLLAVRQALDELTPDRDGVDGTSIILYGEGWNFGEVADGARFEQATQANLAGTGIGTFTDRLRDAVRGGTPFDADPRVQGFGSGLAGAPNGSPANGTAEQQRARLAHYADLIRVGLTGSLRDYVLPSGVKGSEVDYNGSPAGYTAAPGEAVTYVDAHDNETLFDALAYKLPQDTPMADRVRMQALSLATAVLAQGTTFVHAGTERLRSKSLDRNSYDSGDWFNRLLWDCAQGNGFGAGLPPRAGNESKWPYARPLLADPALRPGCADIGAARSRYGELLRIRASSPAFALGSLAEVQRRLSFPASAEGVIAMHVDTEGLDPRWKSVTVVFNATPTQHTQAMPALAGQRVALHPVQAGSADPVVRTSSFDAATGTLTVPARTVAVFVRV, from the coding sequence GTGGGAGGGGCCGCCGCGCCCACCGACTGGGCCTCACCGCTGCCGCCGGCGCACGCCGACGGATTCGGGGCCGTGTTCGAGGTGCCGCTCGCCGAGGGGGCGAAGAGCCTGAGTTACATCATCCACCGGGGCGACGACAAGGATCTGCCCGGCGACCAGTCGCTCGACGTGTCCGCGTCGGGCCACGAGGTCTGGCGCCTGGCCGGCACGGAGGGGCTGCTGCTGCCGCAGCCCGCCGCCACAGCCGCGGACGCCGACCTGAGCAGGGCCAGGGCGCACTGGATCGACCGCGACACGGTGGCCTGGCGCACCGACCCGTCGCCAAGACACTTCCTGGCCTTCAGCCCCGGCGGCGACCTCGCCTACGACGGCGGCGACCTGACCGGCGACCTGCGGCTCATCCGGCTCGTGCCCGGCGCGCTGAGCGAGGAGCAGCGGCGCCGGTGGCCGCACCTGGCCGCCCACCAGGCGCTGAAGGTGGACCCGCGCGACACCGATCTCGTCCGCGAGGCGCTGCGCGGCCAGGTCGTGGCCGTGGCGCGGGACGCCGCCGGCACGCTGCTGACCGCGACCGGCGTGCAGCTCCCCGGGGTGCTGGACGACCTGTACGCCAAGGCCGCCACCGCCACGCTGGGCCCGTCCGGGCGGGGCGTCCCGAGGCTGGCGCTGTGGGCGCCGACCGCCCGGAAGGTCGAGCTGGCCCTGTACGGCTCCGGCGGGCGCACCGTGCACCCGATGCGGCGCGACGACGAGACCGGCGTGTGGTCGGTACGCGGGCTGCCGGCCTGGTACGGCCGCGCGTACACGTACCTGGTCACCGTCCACTCCCCCACGGCGGGCGGGATCGTCACGAACGAGGTCACCGACCCCTACGGCCTGGACGTCACCCCGGACGGGGAGCGCAGCAGGCTCGTCAGCCTCGACGCCGCCGCCCACAAGCCGCCGGGCTGGGACCGGCTGGCCAAGCCCGCCCCGGTGCCGCAGGACCGGGCCGCGATCTACGAGCTGCACGTGCGCGACTTCTCCGCCTCCGACGCCACCGTGCCCGCCGCGCTGCGCGGCACGTACGCGGCCTTCCAGCACGACAGCCACGGCATGCGGGAGCTGCGCGCGCTGGCGGCCGACGGCCTGACGCACGTGCACCTGCTGCCCGCGTTCGACTTCGCGACGGTGCCGGAGCGGGCGGCCGACCGGACGGAGCCGTCCTGCGACCTGGCCGCGCTGCCGCCCGACTCGGAGCTGCAGCAGGAGTGCGTGGCGCGCACCGCCGCGAAGGACTCCTTCAACTGGGGGTACGACCCGCTGCACTACACGGTGCCGGAGGGCTCGTACGCCACCCGGCCGGACGAGCGGATCAAGCAGTTCCGCGGCATGGTCGCCGGGCTCAACGGGGCGGGGCTGCGCGTGGTCATGGACGTGGTCTACAACCACACGCACTCCACCGGCGTGCTCGACCCGATCGTGCCCGGCTACTACCACCGGCTGCTCGACGACGGCACCGTGGCCACCTCCACCTGCTGCGCCAACACCGCGCCGGAGCACCTGATGATGGGCAAGCTCGTGGTGGACTCGATCGTCACGTGGGCGAAGCAGTACAAGATCGACGGCTTCCGCTTCGACCTCATGGGGCACCACCCGAAGGCGAACCTGCTCGCCGTCCGCCAGGCCCTCGACGAGCTGACCCCGGACCGCGACGGCGTGGACGGCACGTCGATCATCCTGTACGGCGAGGGCTGGAACTTCGGCGAGGTGGCCGACGGCGCCCGCTTCGAGCAGGCCACGCAGGCGAACCTGGCCGGCACCGGCATCGGCACGTTCACCGACCGGCTGCGTGACGCGGTGCGCGGCGGCACCCCGTTCGACGCCGATCCGCGCGTGCAGGGCTTCGGTTCCGGCCTGGCGGGCGCGCCCAACGGCTCCCCGGCCAACGGGACGGCCGAGCAGCAGCGGGCGCGTCTGGCCCACTACGCCGACCTGATCAGGGTCGGGCTGACGGGGAGCCTGCGCGACTACGTGCTGCCGTCCGGCGTGAAGGGCTCCGAGGTCGACTACAACGGCTCGCCGGCCGGCTACACCGCCGCGCCGGGCGAGGCCGTGACGTACGTGGACGCGCACGACAACGAGACGCTGTTCGACGCGCTGGCCTACAAGCTGCCGCAGGACACCCCGATGGCGGACCGGGTCCGCATGCAGGCGTTGTCGCTGGCCACGGCCGTGCTGGCGCAGGGGACGACGTTCGTGCACGCGGGCACCGAACGGCTGCGCTCGAAGTCGCTCGACCGCAACTCCTACGACTCGGGCGACTGGTTCAACCGGCTGCTGTGGGACTGCGCGCAGGGCAACGGCTTCGGCGCGGGCCTGCCGCCCCGGGCCGGCAACGAGAGCAAGTGGCCCTACGCCCGCCCGCTGCTCGCCGACCCGGCGCTGCGGCCGGGCTGCGCGGACATCGGCGCCGCCCGCTCCCGGTACGGCGAGCTGCTGCGGATCCGGGCGTCGTCACCGGCGTTCGCGCTGGGGTCGCTGGCGGAGGTGCAGCGGCGGCTGTCGTTCCCGGCCTCGGCGGAGGGGGTGATCGCCATGCACGTGGACACCGAGGGGCTGGACCCGCGCTGGAAGTCGGTCACGGTCGTCTTCAACGCCACCCCGACGCAGCACACGCAGGCGATGCCGGCGCTGGCGGGGCAGCGGGTGGCGCTGCATCCCGTACAGGCGGGCTCGGCCGACCCGGTCGTGCGGACGTCGTCCTTCGACGCCGCCACGGGCACGCTGACCGTCCCGGCCCGCACGGTGGCGGTCTTCGTGCGGGTGTGA